In Paenibacillus guangzhouensis, a single window of DNA contains:
- a CDS encoding sensor histidine kinase, with protein sequence MFNLTYYKRMLLSFMLFIIVPIGSISVLSFYVVKETMMDKFQATNENMLNVIGTEFSKTIDDSTFASQFIVNDAGFNNYLRQFADTKRLSSYEDYENFMQIKAVFSLINSTTLTPSAQMYLINRQQFIIPSGEDTPDKVAAHLPELYSKINLQQPERLQWLGLFGDEKASKYYIARVIQDHVSKQYMAVLLIGIEQSYFQNVLKSVQFGDVALLDVNGNRLAGSTQLHAAGTNQTDNPLRSEVVLNKYGWKLVYEMSNNVFMGIILRTFYLGLAEVILVVFVFSLFALLISKRLHRPIGQLQQVTRQFGNGKLDVRLQVKGKDELAAVSKTINLMLDRLEQSIYEMEQQQEKKRVMELEALFMQIRPHFLLNTLNSIKCSLMLKHDRLHSGMIDSLMSLLRAYMKFNTPATLQEECKLMTHYIDIMKMRSDISIQLQIDVEPPLQSLKFPKLLLQPLVENAIIHGFVDADADIDIDTVIDLEGNDIRRQQSQIWISVFQDSDQIVIEVADNGVGMDESMLQRLNENVLNCSDEPDPNYKRVGLINVAQRLKLSFGLEAKLSFAHNSYGGVTARMQIPVTASEVTISGIQSDAY encoded by the coding sequence ATGTTCAATCTAACCTATTACAAACGAATGTTGCTTTCCTTCATGCTTTTTATTATCGTGCCGATTGGTTCCATATCGGTGCTTTCTTTTTATGTAGTGAAGGAAACGATGATGGATAAGTTTCAAGCAACGAACGAAAATATGTTGAACGTCATCGGTACAGAATTTAGCAAAACGATCGATGATTCTACGTTCGCTTCCCAATTTATTGTGAACGATGCAGGCTTCAATAATTACTTACGTCAATTTGCTGATACGAAGCGCTTAAGCAGCTATGAGGATTATGAAAATTTCATGCAAATCAAAGCCGTATTTTCGCTTATAAATTCTACAACGCTGACTCCGTCGGCACAGATGTACTTAATTAATCGCCAGCAGTTTATTATTCCTTCAGGAGAGGATACGCCGGATAAAGTAGCAGCACATCTACCTGAGTTGTATAGCAAAATTAATTTACAGCAGCCAGAACGGTTGCAGTGGTTAGGACTATTCGGCGATGAAAAAGCAAGTAAATATTATATCGCTCGCGTCATACAAGATCACGTCAGTAAACAGTATATGGCCGTGCTATTGATTGGGATTGAACAGTCTTATTTCCAAAATGTATTAAAGTCCGTTCAGTTTGGGGATGTTGCCCTCTTGGATGTTAACGGTAACAGGCTAGCTGGTTCAACCCAATTGCATGCAGCAGGGACAAATCAGACGGACAATCCATTGCGTTCGGAAGTCGTGCTGAACAAGTACGGGTGGAAGCTTGTGTACGAGATGAGCAACAACGTGTTTATGGGTATCATTTTAAGGACATTTTATTTGGGTCTTGCTGAAGTCATACTCGTTGTCTTTGTATTTTCTTTGTTTGCACTGCTGATCTCCAAACGATTGCATCGCCCAATTGGGCAATTACAACAGGTTACAAGACAATTTGGTAACGGTAAGCTAGATGTCAGGCTGCAAGTGAAGGGAAAGGATGAGCTTGCTGCGGTTAGCAAGACGATTAACTTGATGTTAGATCGGCTAGAGCAGTCCATTTATGAGATGGAGCAGCAACAAGAGAAGAAACGCGTGATGGAGCTGGAGGCGTTGTTTATGCAAATTCGGCCCCACTTTCTGCTCAATACACTCAATTCGATCAAGTGCAGCTTAATGCTGAAGCATGATCGATTGCATAGTGGCATGATCGACTCGTTAATGAGCCTATTACGTGCCTATATGAAATTCAATACACCAGCAACACTACAAGAAGAATGTAAGTTAATGACTCACTATATTGATATTATGAAAATGCGTAGTGATATTTCGATACAACTGCAAATCGATGTAGAGCCACCATTACAATCCCTTAAGTTTCCCAAGTTATTACTGCAACCGTTAGTTGAAAATGCCATTATTCATGGTTTTGTTGACGCTGATGCTGATATAGATATAGATACAGTTATAGATTTAGAGGGCAATGATATTAGGCGCCAGCAATCTCAAATTTGGATTTCAGTCTTTCAAGACTCGGATCAAATCGTCATTGAGGTTGCCGATAACGGAGTAGGTATGGATGAGTCCATGTTGCAACGGCTGAATGAAAATGTGTTAAATTGCAGTGATGAACCAGATCCGAATTATAAACGGGTCGGATTGATTAATGTAGCTCAACGCTTGAAACTATCATTCGGTTTAGAGGCTAAGCTTTCTTTTGCTCATAACAGTTATGGCGGTGTAACTGCACGGATGCAGATTCCAGTGACAGCAAGTGAGGTGACAATCAGTGGTATACAAAGTGATGCTTATTGA